CCAGTGATCGTAAAAGGCTCTGTCTTCGGTTGCAATCAGGGCATGGACAAAGTGGTCCGGAATACTGTCATACGGAACATAGGTGCGCCTGGTTGTTGCAAAGTGATCCAGGACAACGCCATCGGCACTCAATACCTGAGTTGCCAGATCCTGGCGGGGATTTTCGAGTTGCTGAAGAGTAGGAACGCCTGATGAAAGTGAGTAGGCAATATAGCCCGCAACTGCGATTGTAACAAAAGCAATTGAATATAAAACAAGTCTCCAGGCAGTGAATGGTTTCATTGCTCAAGCACCTTTACGAGCTCTACACGACGGGCTCGTTTGCGCCACAGAACAATACTCTCTCCGGGGCGTCGGGCCGGGAGAAGTGATTCGCCGGCAGTCCGCCCTTCAAGGATTTCCGGGTTCACACCACTGGCTACTAACTGCTGTATGATAAAGTTTACGCGGTTCCTTCCCAACGTTATGTTGCTGGCATCCGTTCCAACATCATCGGTATGACCAATCAGGACTAAGCGTTTAAGGCGTGATCCTGATAATTTAATGTTGTTTACTAATGTCTGAAGAGCTGCATTCCATGTAACGTCAGTATCAACTCCGTTGGTATCCAGAGTGTACTGGTATGGTGCGTCAAAAATGGCAGTAGGGAAATTAATACGAAGCACCATTGTCACCGGGATTGAAAGGGGCTTTGATATCGTTACGGTATCGTTGTTTGATGCCTTGGGCACGGTAACCTTGATCTTATCAAAAAACAGTTCCGGCGTCTGAGCAGTAATATTCACGGTTTCGCCTTCGGGAAGGTTCAGTGCGTAGCGTCCGGCTGTATCTGTCTGGGTCTGTGATATCACCTGTTCCGACCAGGGCTTTGTAGCCTTTACATCAGCACCGGAAACGGGTTCCTTTGTATCGTTGCGGATTACTGTGCCTGCAACAACAACTGTTTTTGCCGGTTCTGCCGGTTTCTGATTGTTCACTTCTGCGTCTTCAGTTACAACGTGCACCTCGCGCTCGATCCGTGTGCCCTGCGTTTTCATCGAGAGAACAAAAACGTCGAAGTCTTTTCGGGATGTACTACCCCGTACAGGCTGATCGCTGGAGTAGTATAATGTCTGAGCGTCTGCCCAGACCGGGAACATCTCGTCGAACGGTGTGTTAACCGGTTTTCCGAGATTATAAGGCTTACCAATGGTGACAGTACTTCCGTTAACGGATACTGGCGCTGCGAACAAATCATAACCGCCAACCGTGGAATGTCCGGCAGATGAAAAGAGAAGCACTGAATCACCCGCAAACTGAGGGCATAGTTCGTCGCACGGTGTATTCACACCTTCACCCAGCGGTTGTGGAGCTGACCATGCCTGATTAATGAGAGCGCTCCACCACAGATCTGTACCACCCAGGCTTCCGGGTCGGTCTGAAGCAAACACCAATATCTTCCCGTTGCTGCTAACGGTGGGATGTCCGTCCCAATGAATAAATGAATTAACAGAATCAGACTGTAGTGGCTGCCTGCTCAAAACACCGTTCGTAAACACCGCCTGTTGTACCGAAGCATCACCGCTCATCATTGTGTCAGCAATTGCAGTAATATAAACGGATTGACTAATAGTCAGAGGCGATGCAGCTATCGATGTTGCAGAAGGGCGGTTCACGGTTACATACTCGGCAAGGGCAGGGGTATTCCCCCTGATAAGAATACCAGCGGAGCCACGAGTTTGCAGTGCCCACTCGTTTGTTCGTGTTGCGGCTCCGATAACCCGCTGGATAAACCACTGCTTATTATTCACAACAATCGACGTATCGTAGATGGTGCCGTTAAATGTTTCTGGCAAACACTGTGGAGGCGGTGGCGGAGGCGGACAAAAGGCGGCAGACCGTACAGTTCTTCCCGGCATACAACCGGCAAGCCATATTGCCGTAAAACCAAGGCAAAGGAAGGTTAAACAGGTGGAAAATCGTAAGGCTTCAACACCCCTGAATTTTCGTAACAATGTGGAAGGTGAAGTGTGCAGGACAGTCCTCCGAAAACTCAACAGTACGTACAGCCCTCATCGGCTGAGTCTGACGATGGTTTCAGACTTGTTTGCAAAATACGCTGATAAACAGAATCTGGAATCTCAATGGCACCCAACGACAGCGTAAAGTCATTTACATACTGGGTATCAAGCAGCATAAACCCATGCTCACGCAGATAGTGCACCAGGTGGTAGAACGCTACTTTCGACGCATCACGCTGAACCGAGAACATACTTTCGCCAAAAAAAGCACGTCCGATAGCTACGCCGTACAAGCCCCCTGCCAGGCGTCCTTCATTCCATGCCTCAAAACTGTATGCGTAACCCATCGAATGAAGCTGGGTATATGCGTCAATGATCTCCTGCGAAATCCATGTTTCATTCCGGTTAGCACATCCGGCAATTACTTCACTAAACGCCGTGTTTATCGTGACGTTATAAACTTGTTTTTTAACAGTCTTCAGTAGGGAACGTGCAAAACGCACCGACTGCAACGGGATGATTCCTCTGGGATCCGGGCGATGCCATTCTATGGCACCGGTATCTTCGTTAGCCATTGGGAAGAATCCCTTGCTGTAGGCAAGGAGCAGAACATCGGCTAAAACCGGAACTGAGCTGGCAGAAGACGTCATGCGAGTACAATCCTAATCATTGTTTGCATTTGCCGTTGCGCAGAACAGCCTGTACGGGATATTCTTGCGTCGGCAGAAATTCTGCTGATCGGTTTCAAAGCTGAACGGCCAATCGTCAGGGTGTAACTCCGCAAGGTGGAACCCCTGGTGTTCTTCGAGCATTGCTGCTTGCTGTTCGGCAACATCGGCACGATCGGTAGCAAGGTACAACTTTCCGTGTGGTACCAGAACCCGCTGTAGGTCAGTGAGAAAGGGGCTTGAAAATGCGCGCCGCTTATGATGTCGTTTTTTGGGCCACGGATCGGCAAATAAATATGTAGCATATTCAACCGATGAGTTGGGAATCCATGAAAATCCGTTTGCAGCACTGTACCACAAAACGTGAGCATTGGTAAACTGCTCACCTGAAATCACCCGCATCGTCCATTCCACCAAAATATTTCGGATTTCGACACCTAAAACATTCTTTTCAGGAAAGTGCCACGCATGGTTCAGCAAAAAGCCCCCGCGGCCGGAACCAATATCCAGTACCAGCGGCTGATGAATATCTGTAAACCATTGCTCCCACTTGGCTTGCGTTATTACGGGCGGATACAGCGACGGTAGTTTTTGCTGGTCTGCAGCAGCCAGATATGACTGTGGATTTACGTGATGCCTGACCCGTGGAATCGGGTATTTTTGATAGTCAATTAAAAATTGCTGAAGCATAATAGCAAAACTACAGTCTCTGACTCTGTATATTTGCCGTCCTTGTCCCGACTCTCCGAAAGTTTTGGAGAGTCGGTTCCTGTTCAGTCCAGGAGGCATAATTGAAACAGAAAGTATTAAGTCGTTGGTTGATTCTGGTTCTGCCATTGGTGGCAGCAGCCTATTTGTTTTATCCCACATACGAGTATTACCAGCTCGATAATGAACGTTCTGCGCTGAAGTCAGACAGTGCCGCGCTTGACGAGTGGGATCGTAATAACGAAAAAGCGTTTGACGCTGCTAAGGCCGGACGGTTAAAGTTAGGTCTGGACCTTCGTGGCGGTATGTATGTTACCCTGGAGGTAGACGTACTGAAGCTGATCGAAGAGTCGGCCTTGCCGGAAGCCGTGGATGACCAGTTCCTGGCCATTGTGGAGCAAACCCGCAAAGCCACTGACAATACTGACAAGGATGTGCTTCAGACCTTTCTGGACATTTTCCGAAAGGATCCCAAGCGGTCGCTCCTGGAGTATTTCACGGTTAGCAATCAGTTGGATGTAACCGAGGAAGCTGTTGTAACGAAGCTTCAGAAGGACGTTTCTGATGCTATTGACCAGGCACTGCAGGTTATCAAGCAACGGATTAACAAGTTCGAAGTATCCGAGGTCTCGATTCAGAAGATTGGGTCACGCCGGATTCAGATTGAGCTTCCCGACGTTAAGGACGAGGGTGAAATTCGAAAGCTGCTGCAAACCACTGCACGTTTGGAATTTACCCGGGTGCTGAATGGTCCCCGTTTGATTGAAACCGCTCTGAATATTGATAAAATCCTGAAAGGTATGTCGATCGAAGAGCCGGTTGCCGACACCGCATCCGGCGCTGCTGCTGACTCAGCCAAGAACTTGGCTCAGGCCGACAGTACGGCAGACAGTGCCAAGGTTGACTCGGCTGGTAAACGTAATGCCGACACAGCAGATCCGTACGCCGGTTTATCCGAAGAAGAACGGGCACGACGTGTACGGGCAGACTACCCCTTTACCTGGATGATCAGCGGTTCGTATGCCGCTGACGAGCGTTCACAGCCACAGCAGTTTGGAATTGCAGGTGCAAAACTTGATGGCTTCCCAAAGACAGGGATTTATAACTTCTATGTTGGTGCCCGCGAAGTTCCAAAGCTGCTGGCACTCCTTGACCGTCCGGAAGTAAAGAAGGCAATGCCTGTGGACTTAAAGATTTTGGTAGGCGCTACTGCCGAGGGTCCGAAAGACCTTCCCGAATCCGAAAAGTTTTATTATGTGTACGCAGTTGCTGCCGAACCCGAGCTAACCGGTGACGCTATCACCGAAGCATATCCAAGCTTTGACCCTACGAACAACTCTCCGATGGTTATGATGCAGATGGACGCTAACGGCGCCGAACGCTGGGCTCAGATCACCGGGGCGAACGTTGGGAAACGAATTGCTATTGTACTTGACGGCAGGGTGTATTCGGCACCAAACGTTCTGGGCAAAATTCCAAATGGATCATCGCAGATCACCGGTTCAGGAAACATCGAGGAAGCAACATTACTTGCCGTTGTACTTAAAGCCGGAGCTCTGAAAGCACCGGTGAAGATTATCGAAGAACGTGTGGTTGGGCCCTCGCTGGGTGAAGATTCAATCCGGCGTGGCATCACCTCATCGGTTATCTCGTTTGCCCTGGTTATTGTATTTATGCTTCTGTACTATGCCATTGGCGGTGCACTGGCAGATATTGCCCTTTTGGTAAACGTTCTTCTTGTTGTGGCCGCGCTAATCGGCTTTAACGGGACACTGTCACTTCCGGGTATTGCGGGTATTATTCTCTCTACGGCGATGGCCGTGGACGCCAACATTCTGGTGTTCGAACGGATGCGAGAGGAGTTTGCCGCCGGCAGAAACCTGAGGTCGGCAGTCCAGCAGGGATACGAAAAAGCATGGTCAGCCATTTTTGACTCGAACATCACCAACATGCTCTCCGGTGTTGTGCTGCTGTTCCTTGGTACAGGACCTGTAAAGGGATTTGCTGTTACGCTCATTATTGGTGTAATCATGACGCTGTTTACGGCTGTGGTGATGACGCGTGCAATGTTTGAACTGATCATTGCCAGCGGTGCTACTACAATTAACCTTGGCCAGAAGAAACAAGCGTAAGAAAAATTAGAACAAGGAAACACCATGGATCTTATTAAGAAAACCAATTTTGACTTTGTTTCTTCCGCCGGTCGTCTCTTTATGGTGTCAACCATAGTTGCCGTGGTTGGAATTATCGCTTGTTTTATTGTTGGTCTTGACTACGGAATTGATTTTACCGGTGGTACCCAGCTGACAGTGCGCTTTAACAAGGGACAGGTTGAAACAGAACAAATACGCCAGGTTATTTCTGACCTGGGATACCCCGGGGCCCAGCTGAAAAGTTTTGGATCAAAGGGCGA
This is a stretch of genomic DNA from Ignavibacteria bacterium. It encodes these proteins:
- a CDS encoding PD40 domain-containing protein codes for the protein MLRKFRGVEALRFSTCLTFLCLGFTAIWLAGCMPGRTVRSAAFCPPPPPPPQCLPETFNGTIYDTSIVVNNKQWFIQRVIGAATRTNEWALQTRGSAGILIRGNTPALAEYVTVNRPSATSIAASPLTISQSVYITAIADTMMSGDASVQQAVFTNGVLSRQPLQSDSVNSFIHWDGHPTVSSNGKILVFASDRPGSLGGTDLWWSALINQAWSAPQPLGEGVNTPCDELCPQFAGDSVLLFSSAGHSTVGGYDLFAAPVSVNGSTVTIGKPYNLGKPVNTPFDEMFPVWADAQTLYYSSDQPVRGSTSRKDFDVFVLSMKTQGTRIEREVHVVTEDAEVNNQKPAEPAKTVVVAGTVIRNDTKEPVSGADVKATKPWSEQVISQTQTDTAGRYALNLPEGETVNITAQTPELFFDKIKVTVPKASNNDTVTISKPLSIPVTMVLRINFPTAIFDAPYQYTLDTNGVDTDVTWNAALQTLVNNIKLSGSRLKRLVLIGHTDDVGTDASNITLGRNRVNFIIQQLVASGVNPEILEGRTAGESLLPARRPGESIVLWRKRARRVELVKVLEQ
- a CDS encoding leucyl/phenylalanyl-tRNA--protein transferase encodes the protein MTSSASSVPVLADVLLLAYSKGFFPMANEDTGAIEWHRPDPRGIIPLQSVRFARSLLKTVKKQVYNVTINTAFSEVIAGCANRNETWISQEIIDAYTQLHSMGYAYSFEAWNEGRLAGGLYGVAIGRAFFGESMFSVQRDASKVAFYHLVHYLREHGFMLLDTQYVNDFTLSLGAIEIPDSVYQRILQTSLKPSSDSADEGCTYC
- the trmB gene encoding tRNA (guanosine(46)-N7)-methyltransferase TrmB, encoding MLQQFLIDYQKYPIPRVRHHVNPQSYLAAADQQKLPSLYPPVITQAKWEQWFTDIHQPLVLDIGSGRGGFLLNHAWHFPEKNVLGVEIRNILVEWTMRVISGEQFTNAHVLWYSAANGFSWIPNSSVEYATYLFADPWPKKRHHKRRAFSSPFLTDLQRVLVPHGKLYLATDRADVAEQQAAMLEEHQGFHLAELHPDDWPFSFETDQQNFCRRKNIPYRLFCATANANND
- the secD gene encoding protein translocase subunit SecD translates to MKQKVLSRWLILVLPLVAAAYLFYPTYEYYQLDNERSALKSDSAALDEWDRNNEKAFDAAKAGRLKLGLDLRGGMYVTLEVDVLKLIEESALPEAVDDQFLAIVEQTRKATDNTDKDVLQTFLDIFRKDPKRSLLEYFTVSNQLDVTEEAVVTKLQKDVSDAIDQALQVIKQRINKFEVSEVSIQKIGSRRIQIELPDVKDEGEIRKLLQTTARLEFTRVLNGPRLIETALNIDKILKGMSIEEPVADTASGAAADSAKNLAQADSTADSAKVDSAGKRNADTADPYAGLSEEERARRVRADYPFTWMISGSYAADERSQPQQFGIAGAKLDGFPKTGIYNFYVGAREVPKLLALLDRPEVKKAMPVDLKILVGATAEGPKDLPESEKFYYVYAVAAEPELTGDAITEAYPSFDPTNNSPMVMMQMDANGAERWAQITGANVGKRIAIVLDGRVYSAPNVLGKIPNGSSQITGSGNIEEATLLAVVLKAGALKAPVKIIEERVVGPSLGEDSIRRGITSSVISFALVIVFMLLYYAIGGALADIALLVNVLLVVAALIGFNGTLSLPGIAGIILSTAMAVDANILVFERMREEFAAGRNLRSAVQQGYEKAWSAIFDSNITNMLSGVVLLFLGTGPVKGFAVTLIIGVIMTLFTAVVMTRAMFELIIASGATTINLGQKKQA